A single Vulcanisaeta distributa DSM 14429 DNA region contains:
- the ahcY gene encoding adenosylhomocysteinase produces the protein MTYKVKDISLAEKGRLLIEWAERHMPVLMKIRERFTREKPLDGIRISASLHVTKETAVLVRTLVAGGATVTLVPSNPLSTQDEVAAALAEDGIYVYAWKGMNEREYYNAIGFAISQEPVVTMDDGADLTVTLHKLALGVKSNEVNYALETAGDRDFAKLISSVYGGTEETTTGVIRLRAMAREGTLRYPIIAVNDSYTKYLFDNRYGTGQSTWDGILRATNILVAGKVVVVAGYGWVGRGIAMRAKGLGARRVIVTEVNPVRALEAVFDGFEVMPMSEAAEIGDIFITATGDINAITLDHILKMKDGAVLANAGHFNVEIDVAGLERVAAEKRKIRDYVVEYRLPNGKRVYLLAEGRLVNLVAAEGHPSEVMDMSFSNQALAVEYIVKNRGKLQLGVHKLPDELDMEVARLKLETMGIRIDQLTEEQRRYISSWGLGT, from the coding sequence ATGACATATAAGGTTAAGGACATATCGCTCGCTGAGAAGGGACGCTTACTCATTGAGTGGGCTGAGAGACACATGCCAGTTCTAATGAAGATTAGGGAGAGGTTCACCAGGGAGAAGCCACTCGATGGTATTAGGATATCGGCCAGCTTACACGTGACCAAGGAAACTGCCGTTTTAGTCAGGACATTAGTTGCTGGCGGAGCTACGGTAACCCTAGTACCCTCGAATCCACTCTCCACGCAGGACGAGGTAGCCGCCGCATTGGCTGAGGATGGTATTTACGTGTATGCATGGAAGGGGATGAATGAGAGGGAGTACTATAATGCAATTGGTTTTGCAATATCCCAGGAACCTGTCGTTACTATGGATGATGGTGCAGACCTAACGGTGACACTGCATAAGTTGGCCCTTGGTGTTAAGAGTAATGAGGTAAATTATGCATTGGAAACCGCTGGTGATAGGGACTTCGCTAAATTAATAAGTAGTGTTTACGGCGGTACTGAGGAGACAACAACGGGTGTCATCAGGCTAAGAGCAATGGCGAGGGAGGGTACGCTTAGGTACCCAATAATTGCCGTTAACGACTCATACACCAAGTACCTATTCGATAATAGGTACGGAACAGGACAATCAACTTGGGATGGGATACTCAGGGCCACGAACATACTGGTTGCGGGTAAGGTCGTTGTTGTTGCAGGTTATGGCTGGGTTGGACGTGGAATAGCCATGAGGGCTAAGGGGCTTGGTGCACGTAGGGTCATAGTCACCGAGGTAAACCCTGTTAGGGCACTTGAGGCTGTCTTCGATGGGTTTGAGGTCATGCCCATGAGCGAGGCTGCAGAGATCGGCGACATATTCATAACGGCTACCGGCGACATAAATGCAATAACCCTGGACCACATACTTAAGATGAAGGATGGGGCTGTCCTGGCCAATGCTGGCCACTTCAACGTGGAAATTGACGTAGCAGGTCTCGAGAGAGTCGCAGCCGAGAAAAGGAAGATTAGGGATTACGTAGTTGAGTATAGACTGCCGAACGGTAAGCGCGTCTACTTACTTGCCGAGGGTAGGCTCGTTAATTTGGTTGCGGCGGAGGGGCACCCGAGCGAGGTCATGGACATGTCCTTCAGCAACCAGGCACTCGCCGTTGAGTATATAGTTAAGAATAGGGGTAAGCTACAGCTCGGTGTTCATAAGTTACCTGACGAACTCGACATGGAAGTTGCAAGACTCAAGCTTGAGACCATGGGCATAAGGATTGATCAATTAACTGAGGAACAGAGACGTTACATAAGTAGTTGGGGTCTCGGTACATAG
- the pyrI gene encoding aspartate carbamoyltransferase regulatory subunit → MSSKRELIISKIRDGVVIDHIPAGRALLVLRLLGISGREGFRVALVMNVESRKLGTKDIVKIEGRELTKDELNLVALVAPTATVNIIRDYEVVSKFKVAIPDVIEGLLKCKNPRCITNQQREPVRSRFHVVSREPLKLVCEYCGTMHELSDIEKYFGLA, encoded by the coding sequence ATGAGCAGTAAGAGGGAGTTGATAATTAGTAAGATCAGGGATGGCGTGGTGATCGACCACATACCCGCTGGTAGGGCACTTCTAGTGCTTCGGTTATTGGGTATATCTGGTCGTGAGGGGTTTAGGGTTGCGTTGGTTATGAATGTGGAGAGTAGGAAGCTGGGCACTAAGGACATCGTTAAGATCGAGGGTAGGGAATTAACTAAGGATGAACTTAACCTAGTGGCTCTCGTTGCGCCGACAGCCACTGTGAATATAATTAGGGATTATGAGGTCGTCAGCAAGTTTAAGGTGGCGATACCAGACGTGATAGAGGGATTGCTTAAGTGTAAGAATCCAAGATGCATAACGAACCAGCAGAGGGAACCTGTGAGGAGTAGGTTTCACGTGGTGTCCAGGGAACCACTCAAGCTAGTGTGTGAGTACTGCGGTACGATGCATGAACTAAGTGATATTGAGAAGTACTTTGGATTGGCGTGA
- a CDS encoding dihydroorotate dehydrogenase encodes MLTQVIKLINYLPPEFTYETSHALIRSGIVNYRGYEFEMPVEVNGKSIKNPIGLGAGIDKDGFLAPWIARAGIGFITIGSITLKPRPGNPKPRIVKYPGLKAMVNAMGLPSRGFTDFVSRLPGILSKLRRLGAYVIISLAGFSIGEFMYMLNGLRGYDVDAVELNISSPTYRGSWVTDREYLGELLRSVEAFPGVLFVKLPLGVDIEFYRWVVNVAEKRGFGLTIANTLPIKEPGISVGYGGLSGYPIYPIVKSLIVKVRRWGFRNPIIGLGGVFHGRQVVDLLRNGADMVGVVTAFAYEGPFVFNRLFKEVLMGLSERL; translated from the coding sequence GTGTTAACACAGGTAATTAAACTAATTAATTACCTGCCCCCTGAATTCACCTACGAGACCTCACATGCGCTCATTAGGAGTGGTATTGTTAATTACCGCGGTTATGAATTTGAAATGCCCGTTGAGGTTAATGGTAAGTCCATTAAAAATCCAATAGGACTTGGTGCGGGTATTGATAAGGATGGGTTTTTAGCCCCATGGATTGCGCGGGCGGGTATTGGCTTCATAACCATTGGCTCAATCACACTTAAGCCACGCCCTGGCAATCCCAAGCCGCGTATTGTTAAGTACCCAGGTTTAAAGGCCATGGTTAACGCCATGGGTCTACCATCGAGGGGCTTTACAGACTTCGTAAGTCGATTACCGGGCATTCTTAGTAAGCTGCGTAGACTTGGTGCTTACGTAATTATTAGCTTGGCGGGATTTTCAATTGGTGAGTTTATGTACATGCTTAATGGATTGAGGGGTTATGACGTGGATGCCGTGGAATTAAATATTAGTAGCCCTACTTACCGTGGTTCATGGGTAACGGATAGGGAGTACCTGGGCGAATTACTCAGGAGTGTTGAGGCGTTTCCAGGCGTATTATTCGTAAAACTACCTCTTGGAGTTGATATTGAGTTTTACAGGTGGGTGGTGAACGTAGCTGAAAAGCGTGGGTTTGGGCTAACAATAGCCAATACCCTGCCAATTAAGGAGCCTGGTATTTCCGTTGGTTATGGCGGGTTAAGTGGCTATCCAATATACCCAATTGTTAAGTCATTAATTGTTAAGGTTAGGAGGTGGGGCTTTAGGAACCCAATCATTGGTCTTGGCGGTGTCTTTCACGGGCGGCAGGTAGTCGATTTATTAAGGAATGGCGCCGACATGGTTGGTGTGGTTACGGCATTCGCATACGAGGGTCCCTTCGTGTTTAATAGATTGTTTAAAGAGGTGTTAATGGGTCTGAGTGAAAGGCTTTAA
- a CDS encoding site-2 protease family protein, whose translation MNINYWGGGYGVPFRPYRHEVRDILIALVAMTIAFALLFNTLLSIGGLVATFIAVLTGFLGHELMHREVARRLGYIAYFRAWWIGLLLALVTALTRFFIIATPGATVIGPKVWGYPSRSDELKIALAGPATNIVFAVVFLPLWLLLPSPFSFYANIIYATNAWLGFFNMLPLALPGIMLDGFRVFRRDVRVWVITFVISVVLLIPSFIL comes from the coding sequence ATGAACATTAATTATTGGGGCGGTGGTTACGGAGTACCGTTTAGGCCGTATAGGCATGAGGTCAGGGATATCCTGATCGCCTTGGTCGCCATGACAATAGCCTTCGCCCTACTCTTCAATACGTTACTTAGCATTGGTGGCCTAGTGGCAACATTCATTGCCGTATTAACGGGCTTCCTCGGTCATGAGTTAATGCATAGGGAGGTGGCGAGGAGATTGGGTTACATAGCCTATTTCAGGGCTTGGTGGATTGGCCTATTGCTGGCCCTCGTCACGGCATTGACAAGGTTCTTCATAATAGCCACGCCAGGCGCCACGGTGATAGGTCCAAAGGTTTGGGGCTATCCATCAAGAAGTGATGAGTTGAAGATAGCCCTTGCCGGCCCAGCCACAAACATAGTCTTCGCGGTAGTGTTCCTGCCGCTTTGGTTATTACTGCCCAGTCCCTTCTCCTTCTATGCCAATATCATATACGCAACCAACGCATGGCTTGGCTTCTTTAACATGTTACCACTTGCGTTGCCGGGCATAATGCTCGATGGGTTTAGGGTATTTAGGAGAGACGTTAGAGTTTGGGTCATAACCTTTGTAATATCTGTTGTATTGTTGATACCCAGCTTTATCCTGTAG
- a CDS encoding helix-turn-helix transcriptional regulator, with translation MVITPLMLIWIITLYSNGTSTVSLNTTLTGEFVTLQLPVQPQSYIEVLVNGSVTAYVINGTSIIIPVLGTANVSIVYVPRVFVENNFVGINVGNSTVEIVIPSNILIANITLSLINMSMVNNELLITARGPGEFLYTIMPMTKTTRVMTVTNHLINFEVLMVIIIAIIIIASTSYVLVIGRRKTTKGETTHQAALNLNDYELSILKYLKSRGGSAFEVDISRDLGIPRTTVWRSVRRLEGLGFVRITKVEGKNMVILIRDLQS, from the coding sequence ATGGTAATAACACCATTAATGCTAATCTGGATAATAACACTGTACAGCAATGGTACGTCAACCGTTAGCTTAAATACCACGTTAACTGGCGAATTCGTAACATTACAATTACCTGTGCAGCCTCAATCATACATAGAGGTGCTCGTTAATGGTTCCGTAACTGCATACGTGATTAATGGTACATCAATAATAATACCAGTTCTAGGCACTGCTAATGTGTCCATAGTGTATGTACCCAGGGTATTCGTGGAAAACAACTTTGTCGGAATAAACGTGGGTAACTCCACGGTTGAGATAGTCATACCTAGTAACATACTCATAGCCAACATAACATTGTCATTAATTAACATGAGTATGGTGAATAATGAATTACTAATAACGGCGAGGGGGCCTGGCGAATTCCTATATACGATAATGCCAATGACCAAGACAACGCGTGTGATGACTGTGACAAATCACCTGATTAATTTCGAAGTCCTTATGGTGATTATTATTGCTATCATTATAATTGCGTCTACGTCATACGTATTAGTGATAGGACGAAGAAAAACTACGAAGGGAGAAACTACACACCAAGCGGCGCTAAATCTCAATGATTACGAACTATCAATACTTAAGTACCTAAAGTCCAGGGGTGGCTCCGCATTTGAGGTTGATATTTCCAGGGACTTGGGCATACCAAGGACCACCGTGTGGAGGAGTGTAAGGAGACTTGAGGGTCTAGGCTTTGTTAGGATTACTAAGGTTGAGGGTAAGAACATGGTAATACTGATCAGGGATTTACAGTCTTAA
- a CDS encoding 2-hydroxyacid dehydrogenase: MATTIVSTVELPEKAREMLRSYNADLYELPKLGKDEQLNALSKAEILMCWCGREFDLTSNIKYMPQLKMIQTFSAGVDHLPFAAIPNNIEIYSNAGAYSVPVAEHAWAMILTLAKGLHKPTLNAREYLNSELTSPHKITESTLLVLGTGGIGREIARIGKEGFRTYNIGINRSGKPAEYFDEVYPTDKLLDVLPRADIVAIALPLNKYTRGLIGERELRALKRGAIVVNVGRGDVVKEEELYRVLKERQDIRFGTDVWWVHDGREEIPPRTPLTALPNFLGTPHIAGGAQREIAEYAIIRAVENVIRYLRREVPMNRVNRDDYV; encoded by the coding sequence ATGGCAACAACCATAGTCAGTACGGTAGAATTACCTGAAAAGGCTAGGGAAATGCTAAGGAGTTATAATGCAGACCTCTACGAACTACCGAAATTGGGTAAGGATGAGCAATTGAACGCATTATCCAAGGCCGAGATACTAATGTGCTGGTGCGGTAGGGAGTTTGACTTGACTAGTAACATTAAATACATGCCCCAATTGAAAATGATACAGACATTCTCGGCAGGTGTTGACCACCTACCATTCGCCGCAATACCAAACAACATAGAGATCTACAGTAATGCAGGGGCTTACTCAGTGCCAGTGGCTGAGCATGCATGGGCGATGATACTAACGCTCGCCAAGGGACTGCACAAGCCCACGCTTAATGCCAGGGAATACCTAAACAGTGAGTTAACGAGCCCCCATAAAATCACCGAGTCAACACTACTCGTCCTTGGCACCGGCGGTATTGGAAGGGAAATAGCAAGGATTGGTAAGGAGGGATTCAGGACCTACAACATAGGCATTAACAGGAGCGGTAAACCTGCTGAGTACTTCGATGAAGTTTACCCAACAGATAAGTTGCTCGATGTATTACCGAGGGCTGACATAGTGGCGATAGCACTACCACTTAATAAGTATACGAGGGGCTTGATTGGTGAGAGGGAGCTTAGGGCATTAAAGCGTGGCGCCATTGTGGTGAACGTTGGGCGTGGTGACGTGGTTAAGGAGGAGGAGCTGTACAGGGTTCTTAAGGAGAGGCAGGACATTAGGTTTGGCACCGACGTTTGGTGGGTACACGATGGGCGTGAGGAGATACCACCGAGGACGCCATTAACGGCGTTACCCAACTTCCTGGGCACGCCGCACATAGCCGGTGGGGCCCAGAGGGAGATAGCCGAGTATGCAATAATTAGGGCTGTGGAGAACGTAATTAGGTACCTTAGGAGAGAGGTGCCCATGAATAGGGTCAATAGGGATGATTACGTGTAG
- the pyrB gene encoding aspartate carbamoyltransferase has protein sequence MTWFNRDVISVLDFNREDFEVLFSEALNMEKYAKSRLDILSDKVLALAFFEPSTRTRLSFETAMLRLGGRVIGFSGVEATSMAKGENLADTIRMLDAYANAIVIRHSLEGAAKFAAEIAESPVINAGDGSQNHPTQAMLDLYTIWREFKVIDGLSIGILGDLRYARVVNSLVQALSYYRVRLHLISPELLRPRQELIEFMNSRGMKYDWTDDPYNVINDLDVLYVVRIQRERFPDPMEYEKVKGAYKVTPKLIEKGKPNLIILHPLPRVDEVDFAVDNMPQAKYFKQASLGVPLRMALLKLVLAGDKS, from the coding sequence TTGACCTGGTTTAATCGGGATGTCATAAGCGTGCTGGATTTCAATAGGGAGGACTTTGAGGTTTTGTTTTCTGAGGCCCTTAATATGGAAAAGTATGCTAAGTCTAGACTCGATATCCTCAGTGATAAGGTCCTTGCCCTGGCATTCTTCGAGCCGAGCACTAGGACTAGGCTTAGCTTTGAGACTGCCATGCTTAGGCTTGGTGGCAGGGTAATAGGCTTTAGCGGTGTTGAGGCTACGTCGATGGCTAAGGGCGAGAATCTCGCCGACACAATTAGGATGCTTGATGCTTATGCAAACGCCATAGTGATTAGGCACAGCCTTGAGGGCGCGGCAAAATTCGCGGCTGAGATTGCGGAGTCGCCAGTGATTAATGCAGGTGATGGCTCTCAGAACCACCCGACCCAGGCAATGCTTGACCTATACACGATTTGGCGGGAGTTTAAGGTGATTGATGGCCTATCCATCGGGATACTCGGCGACCTTAGGTATGCCAGGGTCGTTAACTCACTGGTTCAGGCCCTGTCCTATTACAGGGTTAGGCTTCACCTAATATCGCCTGAACTGCTAAGGCCTAGGCAGGAGCTTATTGAGTTCATGAATTCAAGGGGCATGAAATATGACTGGACTGATGATCCGTATAACGTGATTAATGATTTAGACGTGCTGTATGTCGTCAGGATTCAGAGGGAGAGGTTCCCTGACCCGATGGAGTACGAGAAGGTTAAAGGCGCCTACAAGGTAACGCCCAAGTTAATCGAGAAGGGCAAGCCAAACCTAATAATTCTTCACCCATTGCCCAGGGTTGATGAGGTTGACTTTGCGGTTGATAATATGCCGCAGGCTAAATACTTCAAACAAGCCAGCCTAGGGGTTCCCCTGCGCATGGCCTTGTTAAAACTCGTGCTTGCTGGTGATAAATCATGA
- the glcV gene encoding glucose ABC transporter ATP-binding protein GlcV encodes MVRVYLHEVTKIFGKNVVALDKVELEVRSGEFMVVMGPSGHGKTTLLRVVAGLEEPTDGEVWIGDTLVASPRKGIFIPPKDRNVGMVFQNWALYPHMKVFDNIAFPLRIKKLPKSEIEKKVREIAEVLGIAETLDRYPRQLSGGQQQRVAIARALVKEPQVLLMDEPFSNLDARIRVTARAFVKDIQKKLGITTILVTHDPADALTLADRIAVLRRGVIQQIGLPSEIYDKPVNVFVANFIGDINLFDGSIVGKGNEVYFDGGDVKVQLPQNINVQGNGSVILGIRPEDVVLSKEVISNNNDLIYVGKGTVEISEFAGGKFNVMVKLQSTEVKVVSSTSFGLGEPVHVYFNSRKIKIFDKQTEKLLYG; translated from the coding sequence ATGGTGAGGGTTTACCTTCATGAGGTTACGAAGATATTTGGAAAGAACGTAGTGGCTTTAGACAAGGTTGAGCTTGAGGTGAGGTCTGGCGAGTTCATGGTTGTAATGGGGCCATCAGGTCACGGAAAAACAACACTCCTCAGAGTTGTGGCGGGTCTTGAGGAGCCAACTGACGGTGAGGTCTGGATTGGCGATACCCTAGTTGCATCGCCGAGGAAGGGCATCTTCATACCTCCAAAGGATAGAAACGTGGGCATGGTATTTCAAAACTGGGCCTTATACCCACATATGAAGGTCTTCGATAACATAGCCTTCCCACTCAGGATTAAGAAGCTGCCGAAGAGTGAGATTGAGAAGAAGGTTAGGGAAATTGCTGAGGTCCTGGGTATTGCCGAAACGCTGGATAGGTACCCAAGGCAGTTATCAGGTGGTCAGCAGCAGAGGGTGGCTATCGCCAGAGCCCTGGTTAAGGAGCCGCAAGTGCTCCTCATGGACGAGCCATTTAGCAACCTTGACGCTAGGATTAGGGTTACGGCTAGGGCATTTGTTAAGGATATCCAGAAGAAGCTCGGGATAACCACAATACTTGTGACGCACGATCCAGCCGACGCGTTGACACTAGCCGATAGAATAGCTGTGCTTAGAAGAGGCGTTATTCAACAGATAGGGTTGCCCAGCGAGATTTATGATAAACCTGTCAATGTATTTGTGGCGAATTTCATAGGCGATATAAACCTATTCGATGGCTCAATTGTTGGTAAGGGCAATGAGGTATACTTCGATGGTGGTGATGTGAAGGTTCAGCTACCACAAAATATAAATGTGCAGGGCAATGGGAGCGTAATCCTCGGTATAAGGCCTGAGGACGTGGTATTGTCCAAGGAGGTCATTAGCAATAATAATGACCTTATTTATGTCGGTAAGGGTACCGTGGAGATCTCGGAATTCGCCGGAGGTAAGTTTAACGTAATGGTTAAACTACAAAGCACTGAGGTGAAAGTCGTCTCATCAACAAGCTTTGGACTCGGCGAACCAGTGCATGTATACTTCAATTCACGTAAGATCAAGATATTCGATAAACAAACGGAGAAGTTACTATATGGATAA
- the sucC gene encoding ADP-forming succinate--CoA ligase subunit beta, which yields MRLLEYKGKELLNKYGVKIPRGAIVKSLNDIDILNTLKFPLFAKAQVPFAGRAKMGLVRRVNTIKDAENAARDYLGKVIQDYPIRKVLFEEGVNVAKELYISITLDRENRGYLMLASTEGGIDIEEVARRSPEKIIRLYIDDYEGLRDYMIRGVAQKLGLEGSAAQDFVTVAKAMYRVFTEYDAELVEINPLALTTDGQLVALDVKVMIDDNSLYRHPDISIEDSDYTTEELEARKYGLHYVELTGYVGIMANGAGLTMATMDLVKEFGHEPADFLDVGGGASKDAVREGLKMLLTDDRIKAVLINIFGGITRCDEVAKGVVEALNEVKTNKPIFIRLKGTNEEEGRRILAEIGLKTYETAEEAMGALSKAIAR from the coding sequence GTGAGGCTCCTCGAGTATAAGGGTAAGGAGTTGCTGAATAAGTATGGCGTTAAGATACCCAGGGGCGCCATAGTCAAGAGCCTTAATGACATAGACATACTCAACACACTCAAATTCCCGCTGTTCGCCAAGGCCCAGGTACCCTTCGCAGGCAGGGCTAAGATGGGGCTCGTCAGGAGGGTTAACACCATTAAGGATGCTGAGAACGCCGCGAGGGATTACCTGGGTAAGGTGATTCAGGATTACCCAATTAGGAAGGTGCTATTTGAGGAGGGCGTTAATGTGGCTAAGGAGCTTTACATATCCATAACCCTGGACAGGGAGAACAGGGGCTACCTAATGCTTGCATCCACGGAGGGCGGTATCGACATTGAGGAGGTGGCCAGGAGAAGCCCTGAGAAGATAATTAGGCTTTACATAGATGATTATGAGGGACTTAGGGACTACATGATTAGGGGAGTTGCTCAGAAGCTTGGTTTGGAGGGTTCTGCAGCCCAGGACTTCGTAACCGTGGCTAAGGCCATGTACAGGGTATTTACTGAGTATGATGCCGAGCTTGTGGAAATAAATCCACTTGCACTAACAACTGATGGGCAGTTGGTGGCTCTGGACGTTAAGGTCATGATTGATGATAACTCACTTTATAGGCACCCAGACATTAGTATTGAGGATAGTGATTACACGACCGAGGAGCTTGAGGCTAGGAAGTACGGGCTACATTACGTGGAGTTGACGGGCTACGTGGGGATCATGGCCAACGGCGCTGGCTTAACAATGGCAACCATGGACTTGGTTAAGGAGTTCGGTCATGAACCTGCCGACTTCCTTGACGTTGGTGGTGGAGCTAGTAAGGATGCTGTGAGGGAGGGATTGAAAATGCTGTTAACAGACGACAGGATAAAGGCTGTTTTGATAAACATATTTGGCGGTATAACGAGGTGTGACGAGGTTGCCAAGGGCGTTGTTGAGGCGTTGAATGAGGTTAAGACCAACAAGCCAATCTTCATTAGGTTGAAGGGTACTAACGAGGAGGAGGGTAGGAGAATACTGGCTGAGATAGGGCTTAAAACCTATGAAACTGCTGAGGAGGCAATGGGAGCTTTGTCAAAGGCAATTGCGAGGTGA
- a CDS encoding 30S ribosomal protein S14 produces the protein MAKIKPPKERKYGRAVIRCQRCGTHEAVIRKYGLYLCRRCFREVAPQLGFRKYY, from the coding sequence ATGGCGAAGATAAAGCCACCGAAGGAGCGTAAGTATGGGAGAGCAGTCATTAGGTGTCAAAGATGTGGTACTCATGAGGCAGTCATTAGGAAGTACGGGCTTTACCTATGCAGGAGGTGCTTCAGGGAGGTAGCACCGCAACTGGGGTTTAGGAAGTACTACTAG
- a CDS encoding DUF4346 domain-containing protein: protein MKFNYEIINEDSNIAVVTLWSSINQVKGLLGNSIGLVGVIGNLYTPVGINYMIATLARMNWVDTLIVYGLDYNGVGELLIRFFKDGVLDVLLVDKDVADNVRSTVRVLDLREAFKARNADLLIKAVHENYRPGRRPVRPSMNVEVRENERGGGWVLPLVGGFIYERDTYRSWVKLVDLVLNYGFDKGDYRELITPLVVIDSVGKPHPFRRLSEAGLKGFEPPVEVVDAMIRELRVNPYSMNATYYGGDYLVQGVISGDYYNQVVYLKSVDVLNDWCRQLYRWWSLAKRIVETLNGEFNAWYSVGSIAVIPFSARIYVKDLGRAEEFVRRNANVFSEFVEDPRGNFLVMREGESVVVEHRLPITNSLHRRFSFNSLEEAYNVLKNSNHFTNYSHAMYLGKELARAFLLRDYEQDKL from the coding sequence GTGAAATTTAATTATGAAATAATTAATGAGGACTCCAACATAGCCGTCGTAACCCTCTGGAGCAGTATAAACCAGGTTAAGGGGCTCCTTGGCAATTCAATAGGCCTCGTTGGCGTTATAGGCAATCTATACACACCAGTCGGTATTAATTATATGATAGCCACCCTAGCCAGGATGAATTGGGTTGATACGTTGATAGTCTACGGCCTTGATTACAATGGTGTTGGTGAATTATTAATTCGTTTCTTTAAGGATGGGGTATTAGACGTATTATTAGTGGATAAGGATGTTGCGGATAATGTTAGGTCTACGGTGAGGGTGTTAGATCTCAGGGAAGCATTTAAGGCGCGCAATGCCGACTTATTGATAAAGGCTGTCCATGAGAACTACAGGCCTGGGCGTAGGCCTGTTAGGCCTTCAATGAATGTGGAGGTTCGTGAGAATGAGCGTGGTGGTGGTTGGGTGTTGCCGTTGGTTGGTGGCTTCATTTATGAGAGGGATACCTACAGGTCCTGGGTTAAGCTTGTGGATTTAGTGTTGAATTACGGCTTTGATAAGGGTGATTATAGGGAGTTAATAACGCCGTTGGTGGTAATAGACTCCGTGGGCAAACCGCACCCATTCAGGAGACTCAGTGAGGCTGGGCTTAAGGGTTTTGAGCCACCTGTTGAGGTGGTTGATGCCATGATCAGGGAATTGAGGGTCAATCCATACTCAATGAATGCTACTTATTACGGGGGTGATTACTTGGTTCAGGGCGTTATAAGCGGTGATTACTACAACCAAGTGGTTTATTTAAAGAGCGTTGATGTGCTCAATGACTGGTGCAGGCAGTTATATAGGTGGTGGTCCCTTGCAAAGAGAATTGTTGAGACCCTGAATGGGGAATTCAATGCCTGGTACAGCGTGGGCTCCATAGCCGTAATACCGTTCTCTGCCAGAATATACGTTAAGGACCTGGGTAGGGCTGAGGAGTTCGTGAGGAGGAACGCCAACGTGTTCAGCGAGTTCGTTGAGGACCCAAGGGGTAACTTCCTGGTGATGAGGGAGGGTGAGTCAGTGGTTGTTGAGCATAGGTTACCAATCACGAATTCCCTGCACAGGAGGTTCTCGTTTAACTCCCTTGAGGAGGCATATAACGTACTTAAGAATAGCAATCACTTCACCAATTACTCACACGCCATGTACCTTGGTAAGGAGTTGGCAAGGGCATTCCTACTCAGGGATTATGAGCAGGACAAACTATGA
- the pyrE gene encoding orotate phosphoribosyltransferase, with product MMNDELIIDLYRIGAIKFGRFKLTSGIESPFYVDLRLAITYPDIYKRLIKSMANLLSSFNIDVIAGIETAGIPWASMLAYELGKGIIYVRKEAKEHGTTRLIEGDLRRGMRVAVIDDVVTTGGSIIRAVRAIRDYGGNVVVAAAFIDREQGGLDAIRREGVNAVALLRITEVINVLAKNGLISDELRNSIINYLVSTRVNTGN from the coding sequence ATGATGAATGACGAATTGATAATCGATCTCTATAGGATTGGGGCTATTAAGTTTGGGCGTTTTAAATTAACTAGTGGTATTGAGAGTCCGTTTTACGTGGACTTAAGGCTTGCAATAACGTATCCAGACATTTATAAACGGTTGATTAAGTCAATGGCAAACCTATTATCGAGTTTCAATATCGATGTTATAGCCGGCATAGAGACGGCCGGCATCCCATGGGCTTCAATGTTGGCTTACGAGCTTGGCAAGGGCATTATATACGTTAGGAAGGAGGCTAAGGAACATGGTACGACCAGGCTTATCGAGGGTGATTTAAGACGTGGCATGAGGGTTGCGGTGATCGATGATGTGGTGACTACGGGAGGCTCAATAATTAGAGCCGTTAGAGCCATTAGAGATTATGGTGGTAATGTAGTTGTGGCGGCAGCCTTTATTGATAGGGAGCAGGGTGGGCTCGATGCCATCAGGAGGGAGGGCGTTAATGCCGTTGCCCTGCTTCGGATTACGGAGGTGATCAACGTCCTCGCTAAGAATGGATTAATCAGTGATGAGTTACGTAATTCAATAATTAATTATTTGGTGAGCACGCGTGTTAACACAGGTAATTAA